A genomic segment from Rickettsia endosymbiont of Lasioglossum villosulum encodes:
- a CDS encoding phosphatidylserine decarboxylase, translating to MKQYNDLFKIIHREGYIFIASFALVSFLLASFNEKLGCMGFIATAWCIYFFRNPDRFVPIGNDLVISPADGVIQEIKEALPPAELGLGDVEMIRVSIFLNIFNVHVNRIPANGKILALHYNPGKFFNASLDKASVYNEHQSVLMETEQGQKIAFVQIAGLIARRIVCDLEESNEVKAGERYGIIRFGSRVDVYLPLKTALLVSKGQTAIGGETIIADFGRKKTAELQFERK from the coding sequence ATGAAACAATATAACGACTTATTTAAAATTATTCACCGTGAAGGTTACATATTTATTGCTAGTTTTGCATTAGTAAGCTTCTTACTTGCTTCTTTCAACGAGAAGCTTGGTTGTATGGGATTTATTGCTACTGCTTGGTGTATTTATTTTTTCCGGAATCCCGATCGTTTCGTACCGATAGGTAATGATTTGGTAATAAGCCCTGCGGATGGGGTAATTCAAGAAATCAAAGAAGCCTTACCACCGGCAGAGCTAGGGCTTGGTGATGTCGAAATGATTAGAGTTAGTATTTTCCTAAATATCTTTAACGTGCATGTGAATAGAATTCCAGCAAATGGTAAAATTTTAGCATTGCATTATAACCCTGGAAAGTTTTTTAATGCTTCTCTTGATAAAGCAAGTGTTTATAACGAACATCAATCTGTATTAATGGAAACAGAGCAAGGGCAAAAAATTGCTTTTGTTCAAATTGCAGGATTAATAGCAAGACGTATAGTTTGTGATTTAGAGGAAAGTAATGAAGTTAAAGCAGGCGAGCGATATGGTATAATTCGTTTCGGTAGTAGAGTTGATGTATATCTACCACTAAAAACTGCTTTATTAGTAAGTAAAGGACAAACTGCTATTGGTGGCGAAACTATTATTGCAGATTTTGGACGCAAAAAGACAGCTGAATTACAGTTTGAAAGAAAGTAG
- the pssA gene encoding CDP-diacylglycerol--serine O-phosphatidyltransferase, protein MLKIRKTIISKPVPIIKLIPNFVTLLGLVTGMSSVKFALDSKWEIAVYCIIVAAIIDGIDGRIARMLNATSPFGAELDSLCDFANFGIAPAYLIYLWSFQQYEYKVFSSAVMLLFIVCMALRLARFNVGIYQPKQDKKPEHFFTGVPAPCGALLALVPVMIDFEIGTLLNINVRIHTITINIYLAIIAFLLASRLPTISTKNLSIKPEYLSLAMILFAVVIINLIIYPWYALPFIAVIYILSIPFCYFLKHKFNNN, encoded by the coding sequence TTGTTAAAAATTCGTAAAACTATAATATCTAAACCTGTACCTATAATAAAATTAATACCAAACTTTGTAACTCTGCTTGGCTTAGTAACTGGTATGAGTTCAGTGAAATTTGCATTAGATAGTAAATGGGAAATTGCCGTATATTGCATTATAGTAGCAGCAATTATTGATGGCATTGATGGAAGAATTGCAAGGATGCTAAATGCTACTAGCCCCTTTGGTGCTGAACTTGATTCTTTATGTGATTTTGCTAATTTCGGTATAGCACCTGCTTATTTAATATATTTATGGTCTTTCCAGCAATATGAGTATAAAGTATTTTCTTCAGCAGTAATGTTACTATTCATAGTATGTATGGCTCTACGTCTTGCTAGGTTTAATGTTGGTATTTATCAGCCAAAACAAGATAAAAAACCTGAGCATTTCTTTACAGGTGTACCTGCCCCTTGCGGTGCTTTACTTGCCTTAGTTCCTGTAATGATAGATTTTGAAATCGGTACATTATTAAATATAAATGTTCGTATTCATACTATAACAATTAATATATATTTAGCTATAATAGCTTTTCTCCTTGCTAGCAGACTTCCTACAATTTCAACAAAAAATCTAAGTATCAAGCCTGAATATTTATCGCTTGCAATGATTTTATTTGCTGTTGTTATCATAAATCTTATAATATATCCATGGTATGCACTGCCATTTATTGCAGTTATATATATTCTTTCTATCCCGTTTTGTTATTTCTTAAAACATAAATTTAATAACAATTAA
- a CDS encoding HlyD family secretion protein: MLDVLKQNIQKYRNHPFAKYILIIALIVITYLGYKIYVWVNTESTDNAYIDADISDVSAEINGVLTNLLVTNNTKVSKGDLIGEIDDRDYKAKLAALEASIGASEKNIEIIDQKISIGQNQLEQSGEKLKLAATSFNIVSTDFTRVQELNKAKFASIKALDDSKNAYQKAKTDYKQAQLDIDISKQNLQLLGLEKAAEQEKLKELEANKKIILRSLQNTKLIAAVSGVFGNSSLEVGNYITPGRALFSIVQDNSMYIQANFKETQIKKFQPGMKVKIQFDAIPKKTFYGKIRNISPATGSKFTLIPPDNATGNFTKIVQRVPVLIDFDAPVANLIPGMSVVVYIRTDQKMSTR, translated from the coding sequence ATGCTTGATGTATTAAAACAAAATATTCAAAAATATAGAAATCACCCATTTGCTAAATATATCCTCATTATAGCCCTTATAGTAATAACTTATTTAGGTTATAAAATTTATGTTTGGGTAAATACAGAATCAACAGATAATGCTTATATTGATGCTGATATTTCAGATGTTAGTGCTGAAATTAATGGGGTTTTAACTAATCTATTAGTGACTAATAATACAAAAGTTAGTAAAGGCGATTTAATCGGCGAAATCGATGATAGAGACTATAAAGCCAAGCTTGCAGCACTTGAGGCGTCTATTGGAGCTTCAGAAAAAAATATAGAGATTATTGATCAAAAAATATCTATAGGGCAGAACCAATTAGAACAGTCAGGCGAAAAACTAAAACTTGCCGCAACAAGTTTTAATATTGTTTCAACTGATTTTACTAGAGTACAAGAGTTAAATAAGGCAAAATTTGCCAGTATTAAAGCGTTGGACGATTCTAAAAATGCTTATCAAAAAGCAAAAACTGATTATAAACAAGCACAGCTAGATATAGATATCTCTAAGCAAAACTTACAGCTACTTGGGCTTGAAAAAGCAGCAGAACAAGAAAAGCTAAAAGAATTAGAAGCAAATAAAAAAATTATCTTACGGAGCTTGCAGAACACTAAGCTTATTGCTGCGGTATCTGGTGTATTTGGTAATAGTAGTTTAGAAGTAGGAAATTATATAACGCCCGGTAGAGCTTTATTCTCTATAGTACAAGATAATTCAATGTATATTCAGGCTAATTTTAAGGAAACACAAATTAAGAAATTTCAGCCAGGCATGAAAGTAAAAATCCAATTTGATGCTATTCCTAAAAAAACATTTTATGGAAAAATTCGTAATATTTCCCCTGCTACCGGTTCTAAATTTACCTTAATCCCACCTGACAACGCTACCGGTAATTTTACTAAAATAGTGCAGCGTGTACCTGTTTTAATTGATTTTGATGCCCCTGTTGCTAATTTAATCCCAGGTATGTCAGTAGTTGTATATATTAGAACTGATCAAAAGATGTCTACTCGATGA